Proteins encoded by one window of Cannabis sativa cultivar Pink pepper isolate KNU-18-1 chromosome 4, ASM2916894v1, whole genome shotgun sequence:
- the LOC115715288 gene encoding uncharacterized protein LOC115715288, producing MVCVREGDSQQRVLKTSSVSMAVAPARTKPLHNFDLPCLKWGNQKYLRCMRDDSNGGGGGVTGGEIDRRSDSLRFQSSLNNRRRESESEKRKFRSPKPVFQDNDGKEGIAAMSEKLILELKTVSEKLNDELLAERDAEAEKQSAQSGSMPPRKLRARKVSLSLEVEEAQGFNKNSGIEEIKANYSPLRSETNNGVKLTRQVRGLSPPENKERVKFSAKLAKKEIEEDFISLLGHKPPRRPKKRPRNVQRQLDCLFPGMFLNEITIDTYKVPDETETGKR from the exons ATGGTTTGCGTGAGGGAAGGTGACTCACAGCAACGAGTGTTGAAGACATCGTCGGTTTCCATGGCGGTTGCACCGGCGAGAACGAAGCCTCTACACAATTTCGATCTTCCTTGCTTGAAATGGGGGAATCAGAAGTACCTGAGGTGTATGAGGGATGATTCGAACGGTGGCGGCGGCGGCGTAACCGGCGGCGAGATTGATCGGCGATCTGATTCGTTGAGATTTCAGAGCTCTTTGAACAATCGTAGGAGGGAATCTGAGTCTGAGAAACGTAAGTTTCGTTCTCCTAAACCTGTTTTTCAGGATAATGACGGCAAAGAAGGGATCGCGGCGATGAGCGAGAAACTCATCTTGGAGTTGAAAACTGTGTCGGAGAAGTTAAATGATGAGCTTTTAGCGGAGAGAGACGCTGAAGCCGAGAAACAATCGGCTCAATCTGGTTCGATGCCGCCGCGTAAGCTCAGGGCAAGGAAGGTTTCGCTTAGTCTTGAGGTTGAAGAAGCTCAGGGTTTTAATAAGAACTCTGGAATCGAAGAGATTAAGGCGAATTACTCACCGTTGAGAAGTGAGACGAACAATGGGGTTAAGTTGACGAGACAGGTCAGAGGGTTATCGCCACCGGAGAATAAAGAGAGAGTCAAATTCTCGGCTAAGCTTGCGAAGAAAGAGATCGAAGAAGATTTCATCTCTCTATTAGGTCACAAACCTCCTCGCCGACCTAAGAAGCGACCAAGGAACGTTCAGAGGCAATTGGAT TGTTTGTTTCCGGGTATGTTTTTGAATGAGATTACAATTGATACCTACAAAGTTCCTGATGAGACTGAAACTGGAAAG AGATAG